A genomic window from Cinclus cinclus chromosome 5, bCinCin1.1, whole genome shotgun sequence includes:
- the RELL1 gene encoding RELT-like protein 1: MCGAPSGLGTDTPARRSPTAAPAGRALQGSTAPGRRPHAGAVRVGRAPPPLGWAGPGRAGPGRAAAAPLPTRSSAGRASRVAPAATRGIPPTAPSPGLTGDWLRNSSVPGGEVPWVLSSCGLQTTTLATKMDGNDGKAEHLEYIAFALVPIFFIMGLLGILICHILKKKGYRCTTEAEEVEEEKNDEKIEMNETIHENSDTVGQIVNYIMKNEANADVLKAMVADSSVFEPESPLSPTSPESPGSPGTPLSPGVVPFRHNCKAHHFHTVGGVVEKDVCTRCSHKRWHLIKPAQKSKENRRSRIGEVTVLSVGRFRVTKVDHKSNSKERKSLMSVTGVESVNGEMPATPAKQDVSEAPATPVKQDMQERRSSE; the protein is encoded by the exons ATGTGCGGGGCGCCTTCGGG GCTGGGCACGGACACCCCGGCTCGACGCTCCCCCACAGCAGCTCCGGCAGGGCGGGCGCTGCAGGGCAGCACCGCCCCGGGCCGGCGGCCCCACGCAGGCGCCGTGCGGGTGGGGCGCGCCCCGCCGccgctgggctgggctgggccgggccgggcagggccgggcagggcggcAGCGGCCCCGCTGCCAACGCGGAGCAGCGCGGGCAGGGCGTCGAGAGTGGCTCCGGCAGCGACCCGCGGGATTCCGCCCACTGCGCCATCGCCGGGCCTGACGGGTGACTGGCTGCGCAACAGCTCCGTTCCCG GTGGAGAGGTTCCGTGGGTTTTGTCAAGCTGTGGCTTACAGACAACTACTTTGGCAACTAAAATGGACGGCAATGATGGCAAGGCTGAACACCTAGAGTATattgcctttgctttggttCCTATTTTCTTCATCATGGGTCTCTTAGGGATCCTTATCTGCCATATCCTTAAGAAAAAGGGATATCGTTGTACAACAGAAGCTGAAGaagtagaagaagaaaaaaatgatgaaaaaatag AAATGAATGAAACTATACATGAGAATAGTGACACTGTGGGACAAATTGTTAACTACATCATGAAAAATGAAG CAAATGCTGATGTGTTAAAGGCCATGGTAGCAGATAGCAGTGTCTTTGAACCTGAAAG cCCATTATCTCCTACCTCTCCTGAGAGTCCAGGGAGTCCAGGGACTCCTTTGTCACCGGGTGTTGTTCCATTCAGACACAACTGCAAAGCCCATCACTTCCATACTGTTGGAGGAGTGGTAGAAAAGGATGTTTGTACTCGCTGTAGTCACAAACGATGGCACCTTATAAAGCCAGCTCAAAAATCGAAAGAGAACAGAAGAAGTCGTATTGGAGAAGTTACAGTCCTTTCTGTGGGAAG ATTTCGAGTCACAAAAGTGGATCACAAATCAAACTCCAAAGAACGGAAAAGCTTGATGTCCGTTACTGGCGTGGAGAGTGTCAATGGTGAGATGCCTGCCACACCTGCAAAACAGGATGTGAGTGAAGCACCTGCCACACCTGTGAAACAGGACATGCAAGAGAGAAGAAGCTCAGAGTAA